A single Flavobacterium sp. 1 DNA region contains:
- a CDS encoding RagB/SusD family nutrient uptake outer membrane protein has product MKNTYLYIFCLSLLSLGSCSLETEPLTQLTDTNFYKSTDDAYSALVGCYDGLQVATGAGGIGIPVLSEVMSDDCFGGTGASDGYGFAALDEFDITRSPADVDLLNSNWIAYYKALYRCNIFLSKMDQIDWKGDTTLRNTYESETKFIRAYLYFEMVRLWGNIPLLTAPSFENIPQANSDDVYKVIAEDLVFASNNLPAVAYSSTTSGRVTKWAAKSLLGRVYLYYTGYYGKTDLAGVVTKAQALGHLEDVIAGSGHGLVNDFSTLWPAASIDKYAGESNKEFVYSIKYTYTSDYAGNTDGNGWMIMFGMREFSSYPYAHGWGVTVNSKLWNAYDANDTRRVASIIGIAEENIPFNKLNNQREYTGYYNKKYSPMIDKNGLELPIKMGSAFWDISQFQDYVAIRYSDVLLMAAELGSANAQAYFDQVRQRAYKTSFVPLAVNKENIIKERNLEFALEGIRYWDLLRQGIGTASSTIAETTTLLSGGVPVTKTITVAKIQATKGLQQIPNTQITLSGGVLKQNAGW; this is encoded by the coding sequence ATGAAAAATACTTATTTATATATTTTCTGTTTGAGTTTATTGTCTCTTGGCTCTTGCAGTTTAGAAACAGAACCTCTAACGCAGCTGACAGACACAAATTTTTATAAATCTACGGATGATGCCTATTCAGCATTAGTAGGTTGTTATGATGGATTACAAGTTGCAACAGGTGCTGGCGGTATTGGTATTCCAGTATTGAGCGAAGTGATGTCTGATGACTGTTTTGGAGGAACCGGTGCTTCAGATGGTTACGGTTTTGCGGCTCTAGACGAGTTCGATATTACCCGTTCTCCTGCAGATGTAGATTTGCTTAACAGTAACTGGATTGCTTATTATAAAGCTCTTTATCGTTGTAATATTTTCTTGTCTAAAATGGATCAGATTGACTGGAAAGGTGACACAACTCTAAGAAATACTTATGAATCTGAAACTAAATTTATCAGAGCTTATCTTTATTTCGAAATGGTACGTTTATGGGGTAATATCCCATTATTAACAGCACCGTCTTTTGAAAATATTCCACAGGCAAATTCTGACGATGTCTATAAAGTTATAGCAGAAGATTTAGTATTTGCTTCAAATAATTTGCCTGCAGTAGCGTACAGCTCTACAACTAGCGGACGTGTTACCAAATGGGCTGCAAAATCTTTATTAGGACGTGTTTATTTATATTACACAGGATATTATGGAAAAACTGATTTAGCAGGAGTTGTAACAAAAGCTCAGGCTTTAGGACATTTGGAAGATGTTATCGCAGGAAGTGGTCATGGTTTAGTTAATGATTTTTCTACTCTATGGCCGGCAGCATCAATTGATAAATATGCGGGAGAAAGTAATAAAGAATTTGTATATTCAATAAAGTATACATATACAAGTGATTATGCTGGAAATACTGATGGTAACGGCTGGATGATAATGTTCGGAATGAGGGAGTTTTCTTCTTACCCTTATGCTCATGGATGGGGAGTTACAGTAAACTCAAAACTATGGAATGCATACGATGCAAATGATACAAGACGAGTTGCAAGCATAATTGGAATCGCTGAAGAAAATATTCCATTTAACAAATTGAACAATCAAAGAGAGTATACAGGATATTATAATAAAAAATATTCTCCAATGATTGATAAAAATGGACTAGAACTTCCTATTAAAATGGGTAGTGCGTTCTGGGATATAAGTCAATTTCAAGATTATGTTGCAATAAGATATTCTGATGTATTATTAATGGCCGCTGAATTAGGAAGTGCAAATGCTCAGGCTTATTTTGATCAAGTTAGACAAAGAGCTTATAAAACTAGTTTTGTACCACTAGCAGTAAATAAGGAAAACATCATTAAAGAAAGAAATTTAGAATTTGCTCTTGAAGGTATTAGATATTGGGATTTATTACGTCAGGGTATTGGTACAGCTTCTTCAACTATTGCAGAAACGACTACTTTATTAAGTGGAGGTGTTCCAGTAACAAAAACAATTACTGTTGCTAAAATTCAGGCAACTAAAGGACTGCAGCAAATCCCTAATACACAAATCACATTGTCTGGCGGTGTTTTAAAGCAAAATGCAGGTTGGTAA
- the xylA gene encoding xylose isomerase: MSTTTTQSYFKNIDTIKFEGKDSSNPLAFKWYDANRVVAGKTLKEHLRFSMAYWHTLCNKGGDPFGAGTETFEWDKSEDVIQRAKDKMDAAFEFMTKLGIPYYCFHDIDMVDDAPTLEEFEQRVQALVAYAKIKQEETGIKLLWGTSNLFSNPRYMNGASTNPNFDVVAYAAAQAKIAIDATIALGGENYVFWGGREGYMSLLNTDMKREQEHMGRFLTICRDYARKQGFKGTFLIEPKPMEPMKHQYDFDAATTLGFLHKHGLQNDFKLNLEVNHATLAGHSFEHELQVAVDAGMLGSIDANRGDYQNGWDTDQFPVDVFEIAQSMLVILEGGGIQGGGINFDAKARRNSIDIEDKFIAHIAGMDVFARGLICADHILKNTNYKELRQQRYGSFDVENGAKYEKGELTLEDLSAIARANGEPQAISGKQELFEQIISNAY; this comes from the coding sequence ATGAGTACAACAACAACACAATCGTATTTTAAAAATATTGATACCATAAAATTTGAAGGCAAGGATAGTTCTAATCCATTGGCTTTTAAATGGTATGATGCGAATCGCGTAGTAGCTGGTAAAACTTTAAAAGAACATTTGCGTTTTTCTATGGCTTACTGGCATACGTTATGTAATAAAGGCGGAGATCCTTTTGGAGCTGGAACTGAAACATTTGAGTGGGATAAAAGTGAAGATGTTATTCAGCGTGCCAAAGATAAAATGGATGCAGCTTTTGAGTTTATGACTAAGCTGGGAATACCGTATTACTGTTTTCATGATATTGATATGGTAGATGATGCTCCTACTTTGGAAGAATTTGAGCAACGTGTACAGGCTTTAGTTGCTTATGCTAAAATTAAGCAAGAAGAGACTGGAATCAAATTATTATGGGGAACTTCAAACTTATTTAGCAATCCCCGCTATATGAACGGAGCTTCTACTAATCCAAATTTTGATGTAGTGGCTTATGCCGCAGCTCAAGCTAAAATTGCAATTGATGCAACAATAGCTTTAGGTGGTGAAAATTATGTGTTTTGGGGAGGCAGAGAGGGATATATGAGTCTTTTGAATACTGATATGAAAAGAGAACAGGAACACATGGGCCGTTTCTTGACTATTTGTAGAGATTATGCCCGCAAGCAAGGATTCAAAGGTACTTTCCTTATTGAGCCAAAACCGATGGAACCTATGAAACATCAGTATGATTTTGATGCGGCAACAACTTTAGGATTTCTTCATAAGCATGGGCTTCAAAACGATTTCAAATTGAATTTAGAAGTAAATCACGCAACACTTGCTGGACACTCTTTTGAGCATGAGCTACAAGTGGCTGTTGATGCTGGAATGTTAGGAAGCATTGATGCCAATCGCGGGGATTACCAAAACGGCTGGGATACTGATCAATTTCCTGTTGATGTTTTTGAAATTGCTCAATCTATGCTGGTTATTTTAGAAGGTGGCGGAATTCAAGGCGGAGGAATAAACTTTGATGCAAAAGCGAGAAGAAACTCAATCGATATCGAAGATAAATTCATTGCACACATTGCAGGAATGGATGTTTTTGCCAGAGGTCTTATCTGCGCAGATCATATTTTGAAAAACACAAACTATAAAGAATTACGCCAACAACGTTACGGTTCGTTTGACGTGGAGAATGGAGCTAAATATGAAAAAGGAGAATTAACTCTGGAAGATCTTAGCGCTATTGCCCGTGCAAACGGTGAGCCTCAAGCAATAAGCGGAAAACAAGAATTATTTGAACAAATTATTTCGAATGCGTATTAA
- a CDS encoding glycoside hydrolase family 2 TIM barrel-domain containing protein, with product MNKRKCFNSGLSLLMLAGIILFGSFNIKGEAFCNRKISFNSDWSFHLNDSIKDKDTINSSTVWRTLNLPHDWSIEGKFDEKSPAGYGGGALNGGLGWYKKTFKIALDNKEKITSIVFDGVYRNSQVWLNGHYLGKRPNGYIGFHYNLSPYLNYGDKDNEIIVKVDNSKQPNSRWYSGSGIFRNVWLETTDKLHVDQWGTYITTPKVTVDKASVNIEATIKNQNSVSKNAIVTTTILKKDTKVTSVTQNITLAANASQVLNQDVLVNNPVLWSDEKPEQYTSVTTISIDNKIVDEYKTDFGIRYFKFDLNRGFLLNGKQVKIKGVCMHHDLGPLGSAINTRAIERQLEILKEMGVNGIRTSHNPPAPELLDLCDKMGFIVMDEAFDMWKKAKTKYDYSLDWDQWHVKDLQDQILRDRNHTSIFMWSIGNEIPEQWSDEGPVIANELSAIVKKLDTTRLVTAAMNPAVNMNIDDVTLQFEKSKTYFNKLATSGALDIIGYNYAHQTFEHHQKNFPNVPFIATETTSALETRGHYDAVSDQIKKWPVRWDLKFTDGNLGNTVSAYDQVQAPWGSTHEATWKVMKKHDFLAGMYIWTGFDYIGEPTPYEWPSISSYFGIVDLAGFPKDVYYMYQSEWTNKTVLHIFPHWNWTAGQNVDVWAYYNNADEVELFLNGKSVGIQSKKGDDLHVMWRIPFQPGTLKAISRKNGKTVLESEIKTAGAPATFKLSADRSTIKADGIDLSFVTVDITDAKGVLSPNANNEIQFSLKGNGKIVGVCSGDPVSHESYKGSKHTALNGKCLVVVQSGTKSGKIELTAQANGLKQRTIVIIAK from the coding sequence ATGAATAAAAGAAAATGTTTTAACAGCGGGTTATCATTATTGATGTTAGCAGGAATCATATTATTTGGTTCTTTCAACATAAAAGGAGAAGCTTTTTGCAATAGAAAAATTTCTTTCAATTCAGATTGGAGTTTTCATTTGAACGACAGTATAAAAGATAAAGATACTATTAACAGCTCTACAGTTTGGAGAACATTAAATTTGCCGCACGATTGGAGTATCGAAGGAAAGTTTGATGAAAAAAGCCCTGCGGGTTATGGTGGTGGCGCTCTTAACGGAGGCTTAGGATGGTACAAAAAGACATTTAAAATTGCTCTTGATAATAAAGAAAAAATTACATCAATAGTTTTTGATGGAGTTTATAGAAACAGCCAAGTCTGGTTAAATGGACATTATCTTGGTAAACGTCCAAATGGATATATTGGTTTTCACTACAACCTTTCTCCCTATCTGAATTATGGAGATAAAGACAATGAAATTATTGTTAAGGTTGACAATTCAAAACAGCCTAATTCACGTTGGTATTCCGGTTCAGGAATATTTAGGAATGTATGGTTGGAAACAACTGATAAATTACATGTTGATCAATGGGGAACTTATATTACTACCCCAAAAGTTACTGTCGACAAAGCTTCGGTAAATATTGAAGCTACGATTAAAAATCAAAATTCAGTTTCTAAAAATGCAATAGTAACTACTACTATTTTAAAAAAAGACACAAAAGTAACTTCGGTTACCCAAAATATAACTCTTGCAGCAAATGCAAGTCAAGTTCTCAATCAAGATGTCTTAGTTAATAATCCTGTTTTATGGTCTGATGAAAAACCGGAACAATACACTTCGGTTACAACAATTAGCATAGATAATAAGATAGTTGACGAATACAAAACCGATTTTGGAATTAGATATTTCAAATTTGATCTTAACAGAGGTTTTCTTTTAAACGGAAAACAAGTCAAAATCAAAGGGGTTTGTATGCACCATGATTTAGGCCCATTGGGTTCGGCAATTAATACAAGAGCCATCGAACGCCAGTTGGAAATTCTGAAAGAAATGGGTGTAAACGGAATTAGAACTTCTCATAATCCGCCAGCCCCAGAGCTTTTAGATCTTTGCGACAAAATGGGTTTCATCGTTATGGACGAAGCATTTGACATGTGGAAAAAAGCTAAAACCAAATACGATTACAGCCTTGACTGGGATCAATGGCATGTCAAAGATTTACAGGATCAAATCCTTAGAGACCGTAATCATACGAGCATATTTATGTGGAGTATCGGAAACGAAATTCCGGAACAATGGAGTGATGAAGGTCCAGTAATTGCCAATGAATTATCGGCAATCGTGAAAAAGCTGGATACCACGAGATTAGTAACTGCTGCAATGAATCCTGCCGTTAATATGAATATTGATGACGTAACGCTGCAATTTGAAAAATCTAAAACCTATTTCAATAAATTGGCAACTTCGGGAGCTTTGGATATTATAGGCTACAATTATGCGCATCAGACTTTTGAACACCATCAAAAAAACTTTCCTAATGTCCCTTTCATAGCGACCGAAACCACTTCGGCTCTGGAAACACGCGGTCATTACGATGCGGTTTCAGATCAGATTAAGAAATGGCCGGTAAGATGGGATCTTAAATTTACGGATGGAAATCTAGGTAATACAGTATCTGCTTACGATCAGGTGCAGGCGCCTTGGGGTTCAACCCACGAAGCGACTTGGAAAGTGATGAAAAAACACGATTTTCTTGCAGGAATGTATATCTGGACTGGATTCGATTATATTGGAGAACCAACTCCTTACGAATGGCCGTCTATTAGTTCGTATTTTGGAATTGTAGATTTAGCCGGTTTCCCAAAAGACGTTTACTATATGTACCAAAGTGAATGGACAAACAAAACGGTCTTACATATTTTTCCGCATTGGAATTGGACAGCAGGACAAAACGTAGATGTTTGGGCTTATTACAATAATGCTGATGAGGTAGAATTATTCTTAAACGGAAAATCAGTTGGCATTCAAAGCAAAAAAGGAGACGATTTGCATGTAATGTGGAGAATTCCTTTTCAGCCGGGAACTTTAAAAGCTATATCCCGTAAAAACGGAAAAACAGTTTTAGAATCCGAAATCAAAACAGCTGGAGCTCCAGCGACTTTTAAATTGTCAGCAGACAGAAGCACAATCAAAGCTGACGGAATTGATTTGTCTTTCGTAACTGTTGATATTACTGATGCCAAAGGAGTGCTTTCGCCAAATGCCAATAACGAAATTCAGTTTTCTTTGAAAGGAAATGGAAAAATCGTGGGAGTCTGCAGCGGAGATCCAGTAAGTCATGAATCGTATAAAGGTTCAAAACACACTGCGCTTAACGGAAAATGTTTAGTTGTTGTTCAATCTGGAACTAAAAGCGGTAAGATAGAATTAACAGCTCAAGCAAACGGACTAAAACAAAGGACAATTGTAATTATAGCAAAATAA
- a CDS encoding alpha-xylosidase, whose product MKKIQLASLSLFMGFGLLLSPKASAQIQNADVLNAPIDISKDFQNYLNTFYFADELASFDPATGKGTIKYLRYNYQTRQAFNNMMMKPGVVPANEFPTTEYEVSPELPFEIQFVSDRSIRIKTTSGPQFRPQKESLMLINGVAPNHPELWKSSKIEGGYKYTSKHGSIEILSKPWHVKIFDEKGKLLTSTLHNSDFANGYTPSLPFSFVRRNSDYSRSMGAAFSLEPDEKIFGCGESFTQFNKRGQKVVLWTDDANGIQNETMYKPVPFYMSSRGYGVFMHHSTPITVDFGRYFGSANEMYIGDDEADLFFFIGEPKEILDEYTNLTGKAAMPPLWSFGFWMSRITYFSEKEGRQVAKDLRAYKIPTDVIHFDTGWFDVDWRNNYEFAKSRFPDAQKMMSDLKDDGYHVCLWQLPYFTPKNTLFNEIMDKNLAVRDRKGNLPYEDAVLDFSNPETVTWYQAKLKRLFDQGVSVFKVDFGEAAPPEGIYHSGRTGFYEHNLYPLRYNKAVAEITQKEKGYTLIWARSTWAGSQRYPLHWGGDAETSNGAMSAELRGGLSLGLSGFSFWSHDVGGFATKSPENLYRRWAPFGMFTSHVRSHGEPPREPWLYSKDFLEGFRKADNMRYELMPYIYAQAKESSLNGLPMMRALFLEYPNDPGAWLVDNEYLFGSSILVAPLFEEVTERDVYLPEGTWIDYQTKKVYKGGWHKIQAGEVPIVVLVKDGTALPHIGLAQSTKDMDWSKLTLKVYASDATTTATAKVFLPESDAVQTITVSKKGNNFETTSNPLTGKTTFKTEWVK is encoded by the coding sequence ATGAAGAAAATACAGTTAGCTTCCTTATCGCTCTTTATGGGTTTTGGTTTGTTGCTTTCGCCAAAAGCTTCGGCACAAATTCAAAATGCGGATGTGTTAAACGCACCAATAGATATCAGCAAAGATTTTCAGAATTATTTGAACACCTTTTATTTTGCTGATGAGTTAGCTAGTTTTGATCCTGCAACAGGAAAAGGAACTATAAAATATTTGCGTTACAATTATCAAACACGTCAGGCTTTCAACAATATGATGATGAAGCCGGGTGTGGTTCCTGCCAATGAATTTCCAACAACGGAGTATGAAGTTTCTCCTGAATTGCCTTTTGAAATTCAGTTTGTATCGGATCGTTCCATTCGTATCAAAACTACTTCTGGACCACAATTTCGTCCACAAAAAGAATCTTTGATGTTGATTAACGGAGTTGCTCCGAATCACCCGGAATTATGGAAATCTTCTAAAATCGAAGGAGGATATAAATACACGAGCAAGCATGGTTCTATTGAAATTTTGTCAAAACCATGGCATGTGAAAATTTTTGATGAAAAAGGAAAATTACTAACGAGTACGCTTCATAATTCTGATTTCGCAAACGGATATACACCATCACTTCCGTTTTCGTTTGTGCGCAGAAACAGTGATTATTCTAGAAGTATGGGAGCTGCTTTCAGTTTAGAACCAGATGAAAAAATATTTGGTTGTGGTGAATCATTCACTCAATTTAACAAAAGAGGTCAAAAAGTAGTTTTATGGACTGATGATGCCAATGGTATTCAAAACGAAACCATGTACAAACCAGTTCCGTTTTATATGAGCAGCCGTGGTTATGGAGTTTTCATGCACCATTCAACACCTATTACAGTTGACTTTGGAAGATATTTTGGAAGTGCCAATGAAATGTACATTGGAGATGATGAAGCCGATTTGTTTTTCTTTATCGGAGAACCAAAAGAAATTTTGGATGAATATACCAATTTAACTGGAAAAGCAGCAATGCCTCCGCTTTGGTCATTTGGTTTCTGGATGAGCCGTATTACTTATTTTTCTGAAAAAGAAGGCCGTCAAGTAGCAAAAGATTTGCGTGCTTACAAAATCCCAACTGATGTAATTCACTTCGATACAGGCTGGTTTGATGTAGATTGGAGAAATAACTATGAGTTTGCAAAATCTCGTTTCCCTGATGCTCAAAAAATGATGTCAGATTTGAAAGACGACGGATATCACGTGTGTTTATGGCAATTGCCTTACTTCACTCCAAAAAATACATTGTTCAATGAAATCATGGACAAAAATTTGGCAGTAAGAGACCGCAAAGGAAATCTTCCTTATGAAGATGCTGTATTGGATTTCTCAAATCCTGAAACAGTAACTTGGTATCAGGCAAAGCTGAAAAGATTATTTGATCAGGGAGTTTCTGTTTTCAAAGTAGATTTTGGAGAAGCTGCACCGCCGGAAGGAATTTATCATTCAGGACGTACAGGTTTTTACGAGCATAATTTATACCCATTACGTTACAACAAAGCCGTTGCCGAAATTACTCAAAAAGAAAAAGGTTATACTTTAATCTGGGCCAGAAGCACTTGGGCAGGTAGTCAGCGTTACCCATTGCATTGGGGTGGTGATGCCGAAACAAGCAACGGAGCGATGTCAGCCGAACTAAGAGGCGGACTTTCATTAGGATTAAGCGGTTTTAGTTTCTGGAGTCATGATGTTGGAGGATTTGCAACTAAATCTCCAGAGAATTTATACAGAAGATGGGCTCCGTTCGGGATGTTTACTTCACACGTAAGAAGCCACGGTGAGCCTCCGCGCGAGCCTTGGCTGTACAGCAAAGATTTCTTGGAAGGATTTAGAAAAGCAGATAATATGCGTTACGAATTAATGCCATACATCTATGCTCAGGCTAAAGAAAGTTCTCTAAATGGATTGCCAATGATGCGTGCATTATTTTTGGAATATCCTAATGATCCAGGGGCTTGGTTAGTAGATAACGAGTATTTATTTGGTTCAAGTATTTTGGTGGCACCACTTTTTGAAGAAGTTACCGAAAGAGACGTTTATCTTCCAGAAGGAACTTGGATTGATTACCAAACCAAAAAAGTGTATAAAGGTGGATGGCATAAAATACAGGCAGGCGAAGTGCCAATTGTAGTTTTAGTAAAAGACGGAACAGCACTTCCTCATATTGGACTGGCTCAGTCTACCAAAGATATGGATTGGAGCAAATTGACTTTAAAAGTATATGCATCAGATGCTACAACAACGGCTACTGCCAAAGTTTTCTTGCCAGAAAGTGATGCCGTACAAACAATTACAGTTTCCAAAAAAGGAAATAATTTTGAAACAACATCAAATCCATTAACTGGAAAAACCACTTTCAAAACAGAGTGGGTAAAATAA
- a CDS encoding TonB-dependent receptor has protein sequence MKSNYCIKPTMLQFCMALLLTVFTMQSGFAQEQSRAVSGNVKSTGDGMAIPGATITNDRTKTATSTDFDGNFKVEAKTGDVLTISFMGFKSQHITVGTQNTINVSLQTDVADLKEVVVIGYGSMKKKLVTNAVTQVSGDNLAKTNTTNALQALQGQAAGLKITSTSGQPGEGLNVVIRGIGSTAGSNPLYVVDGILTGDISYLNNSDIESISVLKDAASAAIYGSQASNGVILVTTKKGKRGAAGQITFDQYYGVQSVARKADLLNATEYATILNEAAVNSGKAPYFTNAQISTFGKGTNWMDEMLVDNVATKNYSLGASGGSDTSVYSTSLSYLQQGGVVGGPDLSNYERYNFRFNSEHKLYKDVVTFGENLSFAYINKNGIGVGNQYNNSLRSAFQVSPFLPMYDANGNYYNTTNNTEPWLAGQANPYAVMYYNNQNESNNQKLLGNVYLQIEPIKNLTFKTTLGLDYYAGEGHSYSPIYHLSTYANNTVDKVNQSMNKGKTLTWDNLLTYKFNVAGNNHFETMVGTSSINYDGTSIGATNADVIFNDLGHAWLDNTINKVGAQISLNGSKQETKRMSYYGRLNYDYKETYLLNATFRVDGSSVFSKENQWGYFPSVSAGWVVSNEEFLKDSKAINFLKLRGSWGQVGNQNARAFQYLSTIKSNTTNYIFGNTEGTLTPGAYPDRLSNLNLKWETSEQIDLGFDARFLDNALSVTFDAYKKTNKDWLILAPGLATYGADAPYINGGNVVNKGLELSLQYQNKIGDFNYSVSANGAYNKNTVGQIPTSDGLIHGITNELYANAGEFYRAENGQPLGYFWGYKTGGVFQNQAQIDNYKSAGGVVLQPNATPGDVIYINTNGDDKIDVADKTKIGNPNPDFTYGFSLSANYKAFDFSLQTNGVAGNQIVQSYRDQSGTYGNYNSSILGRWHGEGTSNTTPKVTEDNRNFSQFSDLYLQDGDFLRISTVTLGYDFAKMKQLKPFFASQFRLYFSALNLYTFTKYNGMDPEIGFGSSNNDQKFSSGVDVGYYPRPRTFMMGLNIKL, from the coding sequence ATGAAAAGCAATTACTGTATTAAACCAACAATGCTCCAGTTTTGCATGGCGCTGTTGCTTACTGTATTTACGATGCAGTCTGGTTTTGCACAAGAGCAATCCAGAGCTGTAAGTGGAAATGTAAAATCGACAGGAGATGGCATGGCAATTCCTGGTGCTACTATTACAAATGATAGAACCAAAACAGCAACATCAACAGATTTTGATGGGAACTTTAAGGTAGAGGCAAAAACGGGAGACGTATTGACAATTAGTTTTATGGGATTTAAAAGCCAACATATAACTGTAGGAACCCAAAATACAATTAATGTTTCCTTGCAGACTGATGTGGCAGACCTTAAAGAAGTTGTAGTTATTGGGTATGGTTCAATGAAGAAAAAACTGGTAACAAATGCTGTTACTCAGGTTAGTGGAGATAATCTTGCCAAAACAAACACTACAAATGCGCTTCAGGCACTTCAAGGACAAGCGGCTGGGCTTAAGATTACTTCTACATCTGGACAACCAGGAGAAGGTTTAAATGTGGTGATTAGAGGTATAGGTTCAACAGCAGGAAGCAATCCGCTTTATGTTGTGGATGGAATCTTAACAGGCGACATCTCCTATTTAAACAATTCAGATATTGAATCTATTTCCGTTTTAAAAGATGCTGCTTCTGCTGCTATTTATGGTTCTCAAGCTTCAAATGGAGTTATTCTGGTAACTACTAAAAAAGGTAAAAGAGGGGCTGCGGGACAAATAACTTTTGATCAATACTACGGTGTACAATCAGTAGCTAGAAAAGCTGATTTATTAAATGCGACAGAATATGCTACTATCTTAAATGAGGCAGCCGTAAATTCAGGAAAAGCTCCATACTTCACAAATGCGCAAATTTCTACATTTGGTAAAGGAACAAATTGGATGGATGAAATGTTGGTTGATAATGTGGCAACTAAAAATTATTCCCTTGGTGCTTCTGGTGGTTCAGACACTTCTGTTTATTCTACCTCACTATCTTATTTACAACAAGGAGGAGTTGTAGGCGGTCCAGATTTATCAAACTACGAACGTTATAATTTTAGATTCAATTCAGAGCATAAATTATACAAAGATGTGGTTACTTTTGGTGAAAATTTAAGTTTTGCCTACATCAATAAAAACGGTATTGGAGTTGGAAATCAATATAACAACTCTTTAAGAAGTGCATTTCAGGTATCGCCATTTTTGCCAATGTATGATGCCAATGGTAATTATTATAATACTACCAATAATACAGAACCTTGGTTAGCAGGTCAGGCAAATCCTTATGCTGTGATGTATTACAATAATCAAAATGAAAGTAATAATCAGAAATTATTAGGGAATGTTTATTTACAAATTGAGCCTATAAAAAACTTAACATTCAAAACGACTTTAGGTCTTGATTATTATGCAGGTGAAGGACATTCTTATTCTCCTATATATCATTTGTCAACTTACGCAAATAATACCGTTGATAAAGTTAACCAGAGTATGAACAAAGGAAAAACTCTTACTTGGGATAACTTATTGACATACAAGTTTAATGTGGCTGGCAATAATCATTTTGAAACTATGGTTGGTACATCTTCTATCAATTATGATGGAACTTCAATTGGTGCGACCAATGCAGATGTAATTTTTAATGATTTAGGGCATGCTTGGTTAGACAATACGATTAATAAAGTTGGTGCTCAAATATCATTAAATGGTAGTAAGCAAGAAACTAAAAGAATGTCTTATTATGGAAGATTAAATTACGATTATAAAGAAACGTATTTGTTAAATGCAACTTTTAGAGTGGATGGATCTTCTGTTTTTTCTAAAGAGAATCAATGGGGTTATTTCCCATCAGTATCTGCAGGTTGGGTTGTATCAAATGAAGAATTCTTGAAAGATTCAAAAGCAATAAATTTTCTTAAATTAAGAGGAAGCTGGGGACAAGTTGGAAATCAGAATGCTAGAGCTTTCCAGTATTTATCAACGATAAAATCAAATACTACCAATTATATTTTTGGTAATACAGAAGGTACTCTTACGCCTGGAGCTTATCCTGACAGATTATCTAATCTGAATTTAAAATGGGAAACATCAGAGCAAATTGACCTTGGTTTCGATGCTAGATTTTTAGACAATGCACTGAGTGTTACTTTTGATGCTTACAAAAAAACAAACAAAGACTGGTTGATTTTAGCGCCGGGATTAGCAACCTATGGTGCTGATGCACCATATATTAATGGCGGTAATGTAGTTAACAAAGGATTAGAGTTATCATTACAATATCAAAATAAAATTGGTGACTTTAATTATAGCGTTAGTGCAAACGGGGCTTATAATAAAAATACTGTGGGTCAAATTCCTACCTCAGATGGACTTATTCACGGAATAACTAATGAACTTTATGCTAATGCGGGTGAATTTTACAGAGCAGAAAACGGACAGCCATTAGGTTATTTCTGGGGTTATAAAACAGGTGGCGTATTTCAAAATCAGGCTCAAATTGACAACTACAAATCAGCAGGTGGTGTAGTATTACAACCTAATGCAACTCCAGGAGATGTTATTTATATAAATACTAATGGAGATGATAAAATTGATGTTGCTGATAAAACAAAAATTGGTAATCCAAATCCTGACTTTACTTATGGATTCTCTTTATCTGCAAATTATAAAGCCTTTGATTTTTCATTGCAGACAAATGGCGTAGCAGGAAATCAAATTGTACAATCTTATAGAGATCAATCTGGTACTTATGGTAATTATAATTCTTCTATCTTAGGTCGTTGGCACGGAGAGGGTACTTCAAACACTACTCCAAAAGTAACAGAAGATAACAGAAACTTTTCACAGTTTTCAGATTTATATCTTCAGGACGGAGATTTCTTAAGAATCAGCACAGTTACATTAGGATACGATTTTGCAAAAATGAAACAACTTAAACCATTTTTTGCAAGCCAGTTCAGACTTTATTTTTCAGCATTAAATCTGTACACTTTTACGAAGTACAATGGTATGGATCCCGAAATTGGATTTGGTTCTTCAAATAATGATCAGAAATTTTCATCAGGTGTTGACGTAGGATACTACCCAAGACCAAGAACATTTATGATGGGGTTAAATATTAAACTTTAA